A window from Heteronotia binoei isolate CCM8104 ecotype False Entrance Well chromosome 15, APGP_CSIRO_Hbin_v1, whole genome shotgun sequence encodes these proteins:
- the LOC132584129 gene encoding keratin, type I cytoskeletal 12-like → MALSIRTSAGSRQFSSRSAFGGGSVRLSSASSSGSMGGGFGGGSLLSFGGGGSSGLGPGSGYGGGLGSGFGGGSVAGFSGFFGAGGEGNLLAGTEKETMQNLNDRLAAYLDKVRSLEEANTELERKIREWYEKNGPGAGGSAAGRDYSKYYPIIEDLKNKIINATIDNARIVLQIDNARLAAEDFRLKFENEVAFRQAVEADINGLRRVLDELTLTRTDLEMQIESLNEELAYLKKNHEEELQGFQSNATGQVSVEMDAAPGIDLTKLLNDMRGQYEAVAEQHRKEAEAWFNEKSGELKREISSNTEQLQSGKSEITDLRRTLQSLEIELQSQFAMKKSLEDTLAETEAGYCGQLSQMQLQIGNLETQLFQVRADMERQNAEYQQLLDIKTRLEIEIETYRRLLDGEIGSFETASVASTKSIDSTPDPTKTRKIKTIVEEVVDGKVVSSEVKEIEEKL, encoded by the exons ATGGCTCTCTCCATCCGAACATCTGCTGGATCTCGGCAGTTCTCTTCCCGGAGCGCATTTGGTGGAGGTTCTGTTAGGCTATCTAGTGCTAGTAGTTCAGGGAGTATGGGGGGAGGATTTGGTGGAGGGTCTCTTCTCAGCTTTGGGGGTGGTGGCAGTAGTGGTTTAGGACCGGGCAGTGGATATGGTGGAGGATTGGGAAGTGGCTTTGGTGGAGGTTCAGTTGCTGGCTTcagtgggttctttggtgctggaGGTGAAGGCAACCTTTTAGCGGGCACTGAAAAGGAAACCATGCAGAATCTGAATGACCGCCTAGCTGCCTACCTGGACAAGGTGCGCTCATTGGAGGAAGCCAATACTGAGCTGGAACGCAAAATACGTGAATGGTATGAGAAAAATGGACCAGGTGCCGGGGGCTCAGCGGCTGGCAGAGATTATAGCAAATACTATCCAATAATTGAAGATCTCAAGAACAAG ATAATCAATGCAACTATTGATAATGCCCGGATAGTCCTTCAAATCGATAATGCAAGACTGGCAGCTGAAGATTTCAGACTGAA ATTTGAGAACGAAGTGGCTTTTCGCCAGGCTGTCGAAGCAGACATTAATGGCCTGCGTAGGGTCCTGGATGAACTGACTTTGACCAGAACTGACTTGGAAATGCAAATCGAAAGTCTGAATGAGGAACTGGCATACCTCAAGAAGAACCATGAAGAA GAACTCCAAGGTTTCCAAAGCAATGCCACTGGTCAAGTCAGTGTAGAAATGGATGCAGCTCCAGGGATTGATCTGACCAAACTTCTGAACGATATGCGAGGTCAGTATGAGGCAGTTGCTGAACAGCATCGGAAAGAGGCTGAAGCCTGGTTCAATGAAAAG AGTGGGGAACTGAAAAGAGAAATTTCCTCAAACACCGAACAGCTTCAGTCGGGGAAAAGTGAAATCACAGACCTGAGACGTACTCTACAAAGCCTAGAAATAGAACTGCAGTCTCAATTTGCTATG AAAAAATCTCTTGAAGACACCCTAGCGGAAACAGAAGCAGGCTACTGTGGCCAGCTTTCCCAAATGCAACTTCAGATTGGAAATCTGGAAACACAGCTTTTCCAGGTCCGTGCAGACATGGAGCGACAAAATGCAGAGTACCAGCAGCTCCTGGATATCAAGACCCGATTGGAAATTGAGATTGAGACTTACCGCAGATTACTTGATGGCGAGATTGG CTCATTTGAAACTGCCTCCGTGGCAAGTACGAAGTCAATAGATTCCACTCCAG ATCCAACAAAAACCAGAAAGATCAAGACAATTGTTGAGGAGGTGGTGGATGGCAAAGTGGTTTCATCTGAAGTTAAGGAAATTGAAGAAAAGCTATAA